In Flavobacterium hankyongi, the genomic window AATCTTTGGTTTTCTATTTCCTTTTGTAGATAGTAACTCGACAATAGATTCGTAAATACCAGTTATAGAACCTAGTGGACCACTAAGCAAGTGCAACTCATCTTGAATAATTAAATCAGGTGGTAACTTATCTTTATCAATAGAATTAAATAACTTATGTGCTTCTTCTCTGTGTGAAATCATAGCAAATTTATCTACTGTAGCGAAAAGTAAAGTTGGTGGTGTATCATAGATTTTATCATCTACAAAATATATTGGCAATTCATTACTGAATGTACAAGTGTTATTTATACATTTTATTTTAAATGAATTTGTAGTTGCATGATAACCTTGTTCAAAAAAATTAAATTTGTTTTTTGATATTATTTTGCAACCACACCACGAACAATTTTCAATTGGGAATTTATTTGCTTTTTGAAAATCGTAATTTTTACTAGTGTTTGCACGAACTAAATTTTGCGAAATGTCATCAAATATTTTTTTTGCATCTTTAAATGAGTTGGGTGTTGATGAAGCACCAACCCACATACCTATTGAAATAGGAGTGTCTCCAAAATAATATTCATCTTTATTTTTAAATTGCTTTCTTAAAAAATCTAATGACAGGATAAGTTTTGTAGCACGTTCGAACTGTTGAGCGGTTAAAAGTCTTAGTGTATAACGCATAATTACTGCAACGCCATCTGCATTATCTTCATTTAAAATTCTTCTGCTAATGATGGTAAAAGCTGTTAATGCCAAGTAAGCTTCGGTTTTTCCACCACCAGTAGGGAACCACAACAAATCAACTATATTATTTCTGTCTACAGAATCAGTATTAATTAATGATTCTAGATTTAAAAGAAAAAAAGCTAATTGGAAAGGTCTATATTTTGGATTGAAAGTGGAATTTTCCCTAAAATAATCAAGATTATTATAATTTATATTTTCATCTATTTCTGTTAGTTCTATATTTTTTTTACCAAACTGTTTTTCATTTGAAACAAACATTTGAATATACATTGCAGTGTTTGCTAGCTTAAATGATTTGAATGCTTCTTCGTTTTCTTTTAAAAATTTAATATTCTTTATTAGTCTTTTGAAAGTTTCAGATTGTTTTCCAATTATATTAGTTTTTATATTTTGAAAACTATCAGCTGTTTTAATGCTAATTTGTTTATCAATCCATTTTTGATATTCATTAACAAATAAAAAGAGTTTATCTATAATTTCATCATTATTTAGATCTGACCAAATAGATAATTTTCTTAATTCTGTAATTGATTTTAAATCTTCTGGAAAATCTTCTTTAAATTCATTGCTATAACTCTTAATGTCTACTTCTGGCAAGAATGTTGTATTTAGTTCTGTAGGTTGTCTATCGTCATTCCATTTTACCGCACATCCATGTCCAATAGCAAATGAAAATTCTTCTCTATATTGGAAGTTTATTGTATTTAATTCTTCATCAAAAGGATTGTTTTCGGTAAATTGTTTATAGGGTAAGAAAGTTGTTCCATTCACTTTTATTTGTGCTTGAAACATTGCTTTTGAATTTAATCTCTCATTACTAAATGAAAATTTCTTTTTTGAATGTTGTAATCTATTAGCAAGTAAAATTTTTATAAACTTGCCGTGATTTGTTTCTAAAACCTTTTTAAAAAAACAAGTGATTGTATCTTTTGTTTCTTCTTCTATTTCTAACGGTATTGGAGTAGCTTCATTTGAATTATTTTCTTCAAGATTGATTTTGATTATTTTTTGTTCACAGGGTAAACGTTTCCAAAGTCTCCCTAACAGTAATTCGACTTTTTTATATCCAACAGAATCAATTAATTCTCTTTGTTGTTCATGTTCTTGAAAAGTTTTTTTATAGTTTCTAACATTTAATCCGCTTTTGCCAAAAGTTTCTTTATTAAACATTAGAAAGCCATTTTCAAAAATTAAGTGTTGTTTAATTGGATTAAATGGATGATTGTAAAATTTTTCAAAATCTTCTTGAGAGATTTCTACTTTGCCTTCAAGAGGTTTTAATTGTTTGTATTTAGCATAAATAAACTCTACTGTAATTTCCTTTTGTTCATTAGGAACACAAAAAGTTAAGCCAAAATTTGTTGGAAAATATTGATTAGCTTCGGAATATTCACTATCAGTATTTATTTTAGCTTTCTTTTCTGAGTTATCATCTTCAACTAAAATAGAATCATTATTATCGACTAAATCATTTGTGATTGAATTATCATTATTTATTGTTTCTGCATTTGCATTACATTCATTTTCTAAACCAAAACTATCTTGAATTGGGTCAACAATTTTTTCTGGAAATACAATACCTGAAAAGTATCTGCTTAATGGATAGTCGGATATGATTTCATTCTCAGCATCACTAATTAAAATATCAGAACCTGGTCCAATCAAGTTCTTTTGAATTGTATCTCTAAATATTAATCTAGGTTCTTCTATATACTTATTCTTCATTAGAAATCTTTTTTTGTTTTATAACTTTCTCGACTATTGTTTCGATTAGTTTTTCTATTATTTCATCGTTAAGCTTTGTAAGAGCATCACTTTTTTCAGTTTTATCAGAAGCAACATAATCTAATAAATCACTACCGAGTAATCTACCAGCTTGTTGTCTAATTGAATGATCTTTTTTTGAAAAAATAATAAATTTATCATAATCGGTAACAATTAATTCATTATCTAAACCAGTGCTTATACAATGATTTTTAATAGCATTTAAAACCTTAATTCTAGGAAATCTTGTACTTGAATTTTTATCAAAGTAATTTTTAAATGTTACGAGATTGATTCTATTTGAGTTGTCAAACAACTTTGAATGTAAATCTTCTATACTTCGGTATTTAGATAATAACTTTATTAAAGTTGTTTTCCAGCTTTGAGAATAACTATCAAATGATTTTAATAAACCCTCTGAATCAAATATTTTGAGGATTTTTTTAAATACTTCTGGGTTATTGTTTTGATAAAACCTGATTTTAGCACCTTCGTAAATTTCCCCAATTGTTGTTTTAATTTGTACACTATTTTCAATTAAGAAAATACCTTTTGTTGATTCAAATTTTTCAATAGAACCATCGGTAAAGACTATTTCATAAAGAATTTTATCTTTAGGTAATTCTAATTCTTCATTTGTTGTGTTTGATTTATCACGAAAATTATCTTCTAAATCAAAAAGACTATCTAGTGGGTTTGGTTTTAAATATTCTTCTTTAAGAGTAAATCTTGTTTTAATAAAACTATTTCTATCCTTATGACTAATTCTTGAATTTTCGTTAGCTAATTTATTTTTAATAAGCTTGTCAAACACAATTTCATCAATGTTTTCATAGCATAAAATAATAGTTTTTCCTTTCAATTCATATAATCTATTTAAAGTATCATAATTGTTTAAATAAGGAATTATAAATGTTTTATCTTCTGAATTAAACTCATCATTAAAACATTTTTCCCAATAAAGAATTTTATTGTCAATTCTCTTATCACTTACTAATACCACATTATTGATACGAAACTTTTGTAATTGGTTTTTTATTATGTCATAACTTTTCTTCTCAACTAATAAATAGAATTTTTGTAATTCCCGACTTTTACGAACTATTGTTTCCCATTTTGGATTTCTTTCTTGTAGAGTATTAGATATTGATTTAAAATGCTGAATGATACTTTCTTTACATTCATTTATTTCGGTAGGATTATATATATCATTTTTATAGAAATTATTTTTTAGTTCTTCATCAAAATTATCACTAGAAAAATAATGTAAAAGCCTGTCAGCGTATTCTTGATACATTCCTTTTGAAATATTAGAATCAACAACGATTATCTTATAAAAAAAGTTTAAATATCTAAATACGAATGAAAGATTAATATTTTTTTCAGTTTTGTATTTTTCTATTAAAGTTGAAAAATTATTTAACTCATTATAGAGATCCTCAAATTTTACAACTTCTTTACTTATTATTTTTAAATTCTCATTGTTAGAAAGTCTAATTTCTTGATTTGACCATAACCATTTTTTAAAAGGATATTCGTTTGAAGGTTCGTTTGTTCCAATAATGATTATATTTTTAGCTTTTCCTTTCCATTTAGATTCTTGCAATAGTTCTGTGAAACAATCCCTATACTTTGTATCTCCAATTATTACAACTTCATCAAAGGAATAATCTTTGTCGAATAGATAATTTTTAGCAGTTTTAAAATCGTTGCAACACTCAATTAGATAATTAAAAAATGGAAGTTCATTTTTGTTTTTACCTTTTTTATTTGTGTAGTTTACGGGTAACGAGTCATTTTCTTTAAAAAATTTTGTATCTGCTATAACTAATGTTCTTTTAGAAAAATCGGTAATGAATGGAAAATTAACCCCAAAATTTTCATTTAAAAATTCTTTATAAGCATTAATATATTTTACAGTATTTCTACCATTAGTTAAATTAGGGTTGATTTTAGTCTGATTTTTAAAAGGTATTAATGTATTAACTGCCCCATTTTCATTTTTTTTAGGGAATCTTAAATGTATTCTTAAAGTATCTGGACCGACACCTTTAACAATTAAAATTCGATTTTCTTTACCAATTTTACCATATACTAAATCGTTAGTTTGAAGTATTGGTTTATGATTATTATGATAGAAATAATTTTGAAATAACTTAATTAATACAACTGAATGGAAAATAGAAGCAAAAAAATTTGGTCTATATTCATCTTCAGGTATGCTTATAAAAAAATCATCCTTTTCTTCATTTAAAATATATTTATAAATCAAGTAGAAATTAATATAATCAAAACTTGAAAAGTTTTTAAAGGCTATATTATTTAGGTTAAAATCATTTTGTATGTGTGATTTTACTTCTTCTGTTACTTTCTGAATGTAATTGTCTATTGCTGTACCCATAATTAAAATATTTTTACAAAAACCATAATATCTCTTTACCGTGTGGCGGAATGTTTCCGCTTTCGAAGTGAGGTGCTATTTCGGCTACCATTTCTGGGTATTTGATGGTTATGGGTACGTTTTGTTGTCTTAATGATTTCCAATATAATCTACTGAATTGATATACTTGCTCAATTAGTTTTTTGATTTCGAAATTGTCTAAATCTTCTTCGTTATTGGGTGATGAAATTTTTAGTTTTATTGGGAATGGATAGCCTTCTTGTTCTGAATGTTTTTCGGAATCGTTGTATCTTGTATTGTTGAAAAGTAGGTATTCTTTTTTTCCAATGTTTATTATGGTACCACTTTTTGGCATTAAACGATTGTACCAATTATTATCAAAAGCAATTAAGTCTTCTGAATTGGTTTTGTTAATGTTGATGATGTATAAAGGACAATCGAGATTTAGCCTGTTCATTTTTTGAATGATGGGTTTTAACTCTTTGTCGCTCATTTCTTTGTAAAAGTGAATTACTACTTTGGTTGGGTTCTCTTCAAGGTTTGCATATTGATGTATTGCATCGCAAATTGAACCTGCTAACAGATTTGTATCACTTTTGGTAAAGTATTCGAACTTTTTAAATGAACCACTATTGTTGAAACTAAAAGCACTTGCCACGTAGTTAGTGTTTTCGTCTACATTTTTAAAAGCTCCAACACCTATAATTAAATCTCTGTTTGAACTTGTGGAAAGCTGCCAAGGTTTCCCCTCTAATTTAGCTAACAAGGCTAATGATATGTTGTTTAATTCGAATTGATAGTTGTTGATTTTTGATTTTAGTTTTTCAAAATCAATTACTTGAGAAATAATTCTTCTTTTGAGTAATTCTTCTTTTACTCTGTAATATACTTTTTTGCGTGCTTTATCTTCGTCAAACTTTGCAATAGGACTAATGTAAAATGCTACATAAGTGTTTTCGTAATTGAAATTACTATTGTTTAATTTTTCTATAATCTCAGGTAATGGATTATTTTCATCTTTGTATTTTATTGCTAATGTTTTTTCAGTGTGGGATTCTATATTAGCAAATTTGTATAAACCTTTGTAGTATGTTCCTGTCCCTTTTTGTAAATGATTATGCAATTCTAAACACACATCAGCGTGACTTTCGTGAAATATGTAAAAAATCGTAATGTTTGGTTTTGGTGAAGTTACCAAAGCACCTTTTGTTGGAAAGTCTAGTTTTGGAGTAAAACCAATTTCACCACCTTTGAATACAAGGTCATTGCAACTTCTGTCTACATATAATATTCTTGTTTCCTCAACAGGTAAGTAGTTTAAGGAATGTAAGGGAATAAGGGTTTTAAAATCTGCATTGTTTAAGTAGGTTTGAACAAACTCATCAATAGCTGTATTGTAGCGTATGTATCTGTTTTTTGTTCTTTCTACTTCTACATCGATATTTAGTTTTGAAGCTAACTCACGATTGAGGATAGGCCACGATTTTTCGAGGTCTATACTTGTTTTTAGTTCTGCATCAATTTTTTGATAATTTAGTACAGATTTGTCATTGATAATCTTTTTTATGTATGTTGCTGGGACATCTTCTAATACTTCTAAAACTGATTTTTTACTCATTTTTGAAGTGTCGTCATAGGCTATAACTAACTCAGGAAATTTTGAAACTTTACTGAATTGTATTTTTAATGAAAACTTATTGAATACCCAAAAGTCTTTCTTTTCTTCCGTTTTATTAATAACCCAAACTTGAGGTTCTTTGATGAAGTTACGGGTAACTACTACACCTGATATGGATTTAAAATAATGGTATAATTTGTAGTTTAGAAAATCTTTATAGAAAAAAACATTCTTATCATTGAAATCAATTTCTAACGGGGTAGTGCCTTCGACATTTTTATCGAAAGTGGTGTAGATTTTCTCAATACCCTCATTTCCTAGATTTGGGAAAATTTCTGTTATGTTGTTTGGGTGGTTTGATTTGTATACCAAAACACTTCCTTTAATTTGTTCTAAACTAAAGTAAAGTGTTATTGGCTTTTGTGGCCAGTCAAAAGTTAGTAGGTTGAAATACAATTGTTGGCTCATATTGTGCTGTTTTAAATTATTCTAGTTTTTCAATCTTTTTAAAGTGTTTTAGGATTTCGTCTAATTCATTATCATCATTGTGCTTTGCAAGGAGTAACCTATTGTCTATTGTGCAAAAGCATTTTCCGTTTAGTTTTTTAAAGTTTTTCTCAACAAATGTTTCGTAATCTTCTGTTTTTAAAAGGGATTCATAAAATTCAAAACCACAATCTTCTTTATCATTGAAAAAATCTAAAAAATGATTTCTAAAGGTGTCTTTAATTTCTTTACGAAATGATTGTATTTCAAATTCGTTGAAGTTTGTATATGCCTTTAAAACGTATAAAAAATTGATTTTATATTGATGTACAAATAATGTATCTCTATCAAATAATCTGTCTTCAAAATGGCAGGAAGGTATTGGTTTACCCTTTTTCTTTATTGAATGTATGTCATAGTTTTCAATGTCGTCTATATAACCATAAATAAAGAAGTTGGGTGATATGTTATATCCTTCTGTTGTTTTATCTCTATATCTTAAACTACCTAAATGATTTTGCCCTTTTTTATTTAATAAATCAATATTGAATTGAATTACATTTTTAGCATAAGTAAATTGTTTATACTTTGATACTTTTCCTGCTGAACTGTCTGATTTGTAGTATTTAGAATCACCAATATAGAAAATATTGCTTGTATCTATTAATGATTTATAATCGTAAATGTGGTCAATGATTTTACCATCATCATTGTTTTTTAACTTGTCTATGGTAATGCCATCAACTTCAAGTGTGTTTAATTCGTCTGAAAATAATTTATCTACCATATCCTCAAATACTAAATTGTAATTGCTGATTGCTAAAAAATCTTCTCTTTTTCGTTTAATACTACTTTTGTCAAATTGAGAGAAATACATTTCACATAAAACATACATTTTCTTTAAAGTGTCGTTAAAGTATCTATGTTTTATTTTTCTAAGTTTAGCACTTCCATTTAAACATAATCTATCAAATGACTGCCCTTTTATAAGATTGAATGATTTATCAATTTTTAGGTTTAAGTTATGCTCTGTACTGAGACGATTTAGGATTGAAAAGAAATAAGTTAGTAACTCTTCTTCTGTATTTATTATTTTCTTTTTATTTGTAATTTCAACATAAATAGGTGTTTTACCATTTGCTAAAATAGGTAATGACTTCCTAATAGTTTTCTCCCATTTTGGCTTTTTCGCTTGATTTGAGACAAACTCTATGTGTTTGAATAATATTTGTTGTTTGTTCTTTTTATAGAAGTTTACAAAGCTTAATAATAGGTCCAAAAAAGAATATTCTTTATCTCCTAAATTTGTGTTTAGCTCAAACGTCTCGGTATTATGAATTATAGAAGTGTCGGTGTATCTCTTTTTAAACTCCGTTAAACTGTTATAAAAATGTACTGATAATTGACGAACCCAATTGTATTGTGTTTTATGCTTTATGGATTCATTTTTTATTAAATCAACTAATTCACTTTTTTCGCAACCAAATACTGTTTTTTCTTTATCCTTCATAAAGACTTTTGGCAGCATGAAAACTAAACTATTTTTCTCAAATGAATGGTAATACCCTACAGACGTAATTGTTCCATCCAAACCGTTTTGTTTATAAAACTTTGGATCATCAAATACTTCTTGAAGTAAATCGATTGGATATATTTCGTTCTCTATTAGGATTTTCATTCCCTTAAGTTTATTTATTATTTTTTATTTATAGTAACATCTAATGTGTTTAGAATTTTTAGAACTGCTTCTTTACCTTTGTCATCTACAGGAAAAAACTTTTCATAAGCTAAGCCTTTAAAAAGTGTGCTATTCTCATCTTTAAAAACATCATTCCATAAATAGAAAATAACTTTATTTACAAATGATTTTAAAGAAATGTGATTGTTTGCTAAATCAGGCATTATGAAATAATTACCCAAACATTTATCCATGCCTAGTGACTCATTATCCATAATGTGATTCAAATTTATTTTTTCAATAAATTCTATCCATTCGAAAGTTGTTGTATCGTCAATTTCTACTATAAATTTAAACGATAAGTTATCATCGTTTTGATTGTTTCCATTTTTATAAGTGATAGGTATGTATTCCCAGTCCCATCTTCTTTTGAATGCACTATCCATTGGAAATAAAGATTGGTCTGAGGTATTCATCGATGCATAGATAATTAAATTGTCAGGTAACCTCATTTTGTCACCTTCAATGCCTTTTAATCCATCACCTTTTAATTCCTTTTTTAAATGGTCAATAAGTTCATCGCTTGGAGAAATTGAGTATTCGGGATTTCTATCTAATAATTGAAAAATATCACCAAATATTTCAGCACAATTACCTCTATTTATTTCCTCAATTACTAAGTAGTAATTATTTTTTTCAATATCATTCCATGCTTTAACATAGATATTTGTGAAAATTTGAGGAACAAATTCATATTTAATTTCTCCATTTTTAGAAGTAGGTTTATATCCTCCCACAAATGAATTATAATCATAATCAGGATGAAAAGTAACTCTTTCTGTGAATTGTTCTTTACCTTTAACTATATCTTTAATCTTATTTGATTTACCAGTTCCTGGAGCACCGTAATAAATTATGTTTTTGGATTTTGGTAAATCAGTTTCATTAATTGTATTAACATTTTCAGGAACAATTATTTCAATGTTTGTTGATTTTGGTGACAAATTAAGTTTTGTATTTACTCTTGAAGAATATTCTTTTAATTCCTCAATTTCTATATTTGAATGAAGTTTAAATCCTTCATTTCTAGTGTCTTCAATGTAATAATTTAAATTGTCGCTGAGAGAACTCTTTAGAATTCGTAACGGACCAACTTGTTCAATTGAATCATTACTTTCTACAGTATTTCCTAATATTATTTCTTCGTAAATACCAATTTGTTGAAACATAATTTCTGTCCCAGAAACTCTTATTTTGTATGTGGTTTCTTCTGAAAAAGTTGAAAGTAATTTTGATAATTTGTTATTTACTGAATCATCAGTCGAACCTTTATTTATGATAACATTAAACAAGTAATTTTTAAATCTTTCTGATAGTATATTTTCCTCGTTACTAAATGTTAATTCTATTAAATCAACATTAGTTGAGAAAAATATTTTCTTTGAATATCTATTACCGCCAGTTCTCTCAATAGTGTTGGCTTTATTTTTATCTTCAAAAATTATTTCGCCTAGTTTCCAATATAATTGTAATGCTACTTGTAATGATTCAATATGTTGAGTAAATAATGGAGAGTTATTAAAATAGTCTAAAAAAACATTTTTATCAATACCTTCAGAATTAATTTGTGAATCAAAAAAATTAAATATAAGGGATTCATATTCTTCCTTCAATTTTATAGCAATTTTATTATTGCTGTTTGAGTATTCAACACAAAAAACAATTTCACTTTTTTTAGTTGCTGCATAAATAGAATAAAATACAGCTAATAATTTATTTATATCAGGTAAAGAACATTTAATTCCTAATCTTAAATTTAATTCTTCACGGTTTACAATATTTTTTGGATTAACTTTCATTGTTTATATCA contains:
- a CDS encoding helicase-related protein encodes the protein MKNKYIEEPRLIFRDTIQKNLIGPGSDILISDAENEIISDYPLSRYFSGIVFPEKIVDPIQDSFGLENECNANAETINNDNSITNDLVDNNDSILVEDDNSEKKAKINTDSEYSEANQYFPTNFGLTFCVPNEQKEITVEFIYAKYKQLKPLEGKVEISQEDFEKFYNHPFNPIKQHLIFENGFLMFNKETFGKSGLNVRNYKKTFQEHEQQRELIDSVGYKKVELLLGRLWKRLPCEQKIIKINLEENNSNEATPIPLEIEEETKDTITCFFKKVLETNHGKFIKILLANRLQHSKKKFSFSNERLNSKAMFQAQIKVNGTTFLPYKQFTENNPFDEELNTINFQYREEFSFAIGHGCAVKWNDDRQPTELNTTFLPEVDIKSYSNEFKEDFPEDLKSITELRKLSIWSDLNNDEIIDKLFLFVNEYQKWIDKQISIKTADSFQNIKTNIIGKQSETFKRLIKNIKFLKENEEAFKSFKLANTAMYIQMFVSNEKQFGKKNIELTEIDENINYNNLDYFRENSTFNPKYRPFQLAFFLLNLESLINTDSVDRNNIVDLLWFPTGGGKTEAYLALTAFTIISRRILNEDNADGVAVIMRYTLRLLTAQQFERATKLILSLDFLRKQFKNKDEYYFGDTPISIGMWVGASSTPNSFKDAKKIFDDISQNLVRANTSKNYDFQKANKFPIENCSWCGCKIISKNKFNFFEQGYHATTNSFKIKCINNTCTFSNELPIYFVDDKIYDTPPTLLFATVDKFAMISHREEAHKLFNSIDKDKLPPDLIIQDELHLLSGPLGSITGIYESIVELLSTKGNRKPKIIASTATTRNTAHQIEMLYGNRKLNIFPPMGLSYNDNFFSFVSNDSKRKHIGFMPTGKTGLNSQIQILGNLFIARIELFKYLIENENLSHEECINKMNYFWTIVSFYNSLRDVGKIYNKVPAEILSLIKLLHSRYNISRDKYAFNWIGLPSRTKELTSRIESNSIKKLLDELEQSFSLNRYEGRDYVQKTVDLVLASNMFSVGIDIKRLNVMLMNGQSKNVAEYIQASSRVGREDMGIVINLLDANRSRDKSYFENYVSFHNAYYKYVEPLSVTPFTEIAVDKVMASLLVAYVRHKKGLYKNNQANDFNGNIDELKTFLSERIKNIKQRDYAINKLDEYVKKWTTKEDGLTYELLIKKIAYMDEWSLMMSMREIDTNSIIKLAN
- a CDS encoding McrB family protein, whose translation is MKVNPKNIVNREELNLRLGIKCSLPDINKLLAVFYSIYAATKKSEIVFCVEYSNSNNKIAIKLKEEYESLIFNFFDSQINSEGIDKNVFLDYFNNSPLFTQHIESLQVALQLYWKLGEIIFEDKNKANTIERTGGNRYSKKIFFSTNVDLIELTFSNEENILSERFKNYLFNVIINKGSTDDSVNNKLSKLLSTFSEETTYKIRVSGTEIMFQQIGIYEEIILGNTVESNDSIEQVGPLRILKSSLSDNLNYYIEDTRNEGFKLHSNIEIEELKEYSSRVNTKLNLSPKSTNIEIIVPENVNTINETDLPKSKNIIYYGAPGTGKSNKIKDIVKGKEQFTERVTFHPDYDYNSFVGGYKPTSKNGEIKYEFVPQIFTNIYVKAWNDIEKNNYYLVIEEINRGNCAEIFGDIFQLLDRNPEYSISPSDELIDHLKKELKGDGLKGIEGDKMRLPDNLIIYASMNTSDQSLFPMDSAFKRRWDWEYIPITYKNGNNQNDDNLSFKFIVEIDDTTTFEWIEFIEKINLNHIMDNESLGMDKCLGNYFIMPDLANNHISLKSFVNKVIFYLWNDVFKDENSTLFKGLAYEKFFPVDDKGKEAVLKILNTLDVTINKK
- a CDS encoding Piwi domain-containing protein, which encodes MSQQLYFNLLTFDWPQKPITLYFSLEQIKGSVLVYKSNHPNNITEIFPNLGNEGIEKIYTTFDKNVEGTTPLEIDFNDKNVFFYKDFLNYKLYHYFKSISGVVVTRNFIKEPQVWVINKTEEKKDFWVFNKFSLKIQFSKVSKFPELVIAYDDTSKMSKKSVLEVLEDVPATYIKKIINDKSVLNYQKIDAELKTSIDLEKSWPILNRELASKLNIDVEVERTKNRYIRYNTAIDEFVQTYLNNADFKTLIPLHSLNYLPVEETRILYVDRSCNDLVFKGGEIGFTPKLDFPTKGALVTSPKPNITIFYIFHESHADVCLELHNHLQKGTGTYYKGLYKFANIESHTEKTLAIKYKDENNPLPEIIEKLNNSNFNYENTYVAFYISPIAKFDEDKARKKVYYRVKEELLKRRIISQVIDFEKLKSKINNYQFELNNISLALLAKLEGKPWQLSTSSNRDLIIGVGAFKNVDENTNYVASAFSFNNSGSFKKFEYFTKSDTNLLAGSICDAIHQYANLEENPTKVVIHFYKEMSDKELKPIIQKMNRLNLDCPLYIININKTNSEDLIAFDNNWYNRLMPKSGTIINIGKKEYLLFNNTRYNDSEKHSEQEGYPFPIKLKISSPNNEEDLDNFEIKKLIEQVYQFSRLYWKSLRQQNVPITIKYPEMVAEIAPHFESGNIPPHGKEILWFL